A single region of the Triticum dicoccoides isolate Atlit2015 ecotype Zavitan chromosome 2B, WEW_v2.0, whole genome shotgun sequence genome encodes:
- the LOC119368606 gene encoding uncharacterized protein LOC119368606 encodes MATDGVSRLSVGVSVMVALSLAVFLTIVILLLADLFCSHLRRRRLRADAMEAPPHKWPKRGHGGAGSLSPPHAAGTGDDASVATTATTATTTAREALTSTPPFYYAHGVMCAPSRKDLLLAIPRLEAAVWRWSPARRSSPSPSPPRSDEPTARGSSSSSAHSDGLMYISNPVYERGAPAGHEHDTPFETPDASPSRYGITEEVRGDGAFSPPLPMMRKLPPLGVLACPPPAVFDGRPPVTLWPGTVADANRASSSSSNFTARFFSS; translated from the coding sequence ATGGCGACCGACGGCGTGTCGAGGCTGAGCGTGGGGGTGAGCGTCATGGTGGCGCTCAGCCTGGCCGTCTTCCTCACCATcgtcatcctcctcctcgccgACCTCTTCTGCTCCCACCTCCGCCGCCGGCGCCTCCGCGCGGACGCGATGGAGGCGCCGCCGCACAAATGGCCGAAGCGCGGCCATGGGGGCGCGGGGTCCCTGTCCCCGCCGCACGCCGCCGGCACGggcgatgacgcgtccgtggccacCACGGCGACCACGGCCACCACCACGGCACGCGAGGCGCTCACCAGCACCCCGCCCTTCTACTACGCGCACGGCGTCATGTGCGCGCCCAGCCGCAAGGACCTGCTCCTCGCCATCCCCAGGCTGGAGGCCGCCGTGTGGAGGTGGTCGCCCGCGCGCCGCTcctcgccgtcgccctcgccgccgcgGTCGGACGAGCCCACCGCccgcggctcctcctcctcctccgcgcacAGCGACGGCCTCATGTACATCTCCAACCCAGTGTACGAGCGGGGCGCCCCCGCCGGGCACGAGCACGACACGCCGTTCGAGACGCCGGACGCATCGCCGTCGCGGTACGGGATTACAGAGGAAGTGCGGGGGGACGGGGCGTTCTCGCCGCCGCTGCCCATGATGAGGAAGCTGCCGCCGCTGGGCGTGCTGGCGTGCCCCCCGCCTGCGGTCTTCGACGGCCGGCCGCCGGTGACGTTGTGGCCCGGCACGGTCGCCGACGCCAATCgggcctcctcgtcgtcgtccaacTTCACCGCGCGCTTCTTCTCTTCCTAG
- the LOC119366084 gene encoding BRAP2 RING ZnF UBP domain-containing protein 1-like, with translation MFSLRIQSVESPDALAALTVTAAAADDVGTSSSAAGGTAASNPISPRSSNPLPSTTSATTPLELPGVTSAASARNPRIHHTRGILHLYRSSSTYASAVAATPSSSSSGPAAPPLPCDSLLPSWRGTRLLVLAVPTRLTPDDFVRFCGPYVEHASEIRVISDDGVEDRYSVLVEFEDQKSADGFYLDLNGWRFSSSEVEVCHVLFIVAVQYTSSTELAVIPPVGSTELPTCPVCIERLDQDISGIGATNCDHSFQCSCVSMWVSSSCPVCQFCQKLSEAPTNPTCSVCQTSENLWICVICGFVGCGRYKEGHSIRHWKGTQHCYSLDLETQRVWDYVGDSYVHRLNHSKSDVKHAKFSSKCEYPGDNCVNCMHDDSDMGGVMFSSKAETIVDEYNRLLASQLETQREYYEALLSDAKKEREHHISVAVDKTINDKLQELQLKLENTMLEKKKIAEMNEKLTKSQDIWRQTVKGIEERERAQLKLKDDTILDLEEQIKDFRYSIKLQKSIAKSSHADDLKGGMLVPLAMESDSGKGKRSLRTSKRRN, from the exons ATGTTCAGCCTTCGAATCCAGTCCGTCGAGTCGCCCGACGCCCTCGCCGCCCTcaccgtcaccgccgccgccgccgacgatgtcGGCACCAGCAGCTCCGCCGCCGGCGGCACAGCCGCATCAAATCCCATCTCCCCGCGCTCCAGCAACCCTCTCCCCTCCACCACATCCGCCACAACTCCTCTCGAGCTGCCCGGCGTGACCTCCGCCGCGTCCGCACGGAACCCTAGGATCCACCACACCCGCGGCATCCTCCACCTCTACCGCTCCTCTTCCACCTacgcctccgccgtcgccgccaccccctcttcctcctcctccggccctGCCGCCCCACCGCTCCCCTGCGACTCCCTGCTCCCG TCATGGCGCGGCACGCGCCTCCTGGTGCTCGCCGTCCCAACCCGCCTCACGCCAGACGACTTCGTCCGCTTCTGCGGCCCCTACGTCGAGCACGCCTCTGAGATCCGTGTCATTAG CGATGATGGGGTAGAGGACCGGTACAGCGTGCTTGTGGAGTTTGAGGATCAGAAGAGTGCCGATGGATTTTACCTGGACCTCAATGGCTGGAGGTTCTCGTCCTCAGAG GTAGAGGTGTGCCATGTTCTGTTTATAGTTGCTGTGCAATACACATCATCCACTGAGTTAGCCGTCATCCCACCGGTTGGATCTACTGAGCTTCCGACTTGTCCTGTTTGCATAG AAAGGTTGGATCAAGACATCAGCGGAATTGGGGCtactaattgtgaccattctttccAGTGTTCATGTGTTTCAATGTGGGTCAGTTCATCTTGTCCG GTTTGTCAGTTCTGTCAGAAGCTGTCTGAAGCTCCTACAAATCCTACATGTTCTGTTTGCCAGACCTCTGAAAACCTCTGGATCTGTGTGATATGTGGCTTTGTTGGATGCGGAAG GTATAAAGAAGGGCATTCAATCAGGCACTGGAAAGGCACTCAGCACTGCTATTCTCTCGATTTGGAAACTCAGCGTGTTTGGGATTATGTTGGTGACAGTTATGTCCATCGACTCAATCACTCAAAAAGCGATGTAAAGCATGCTAAGTTCAGTTCAAAGTGTGAATATCCCGGGGACAACTGTGTAAACTGCATGCACGATGACTCAGATATGGGTGGAGTTATGTTTAGCAGCAAAGCGGAGACA ATTGTGGATGAATACAATCGTCTTTTAGCAAGCCAACTTGAAACTCAGCGAGAG TATTACGAAGCTCTTTTGTCAGATGCTAAGAAAGAAAGGGAACACCACATTTCTGTTGCTGTGGATAAAACTATAAATGATAAGCTTCAAGAGCTGCAACTTAAGCTTGAAAATACAATGTTGGAGAAAAAGAAAATTGCTGAA ATGAATGAAAAACTCACAAAGAGCCAGGATATATGGCGCCAGACAGTAAAAGGAATAGAGGAAAG GGAAAGAGCACAGTTGAAGCTGAAGGATGATACGATTCTTGACCTGGAAGAACAG ATAAAAGACTTCAGATATTCCATTAAGTTACAAAAGTCTATTGCGAAGAGTTCACACGCTGATGATCTCAAAGGAGGTATGCTGGTGCCACTGGCCATGGAATCAGATTCTGGAAAGGGTAAAAGGTCGTTAAGAACAAGCAAGAGAAGAAATTAG